The following are from one region of the Mycetohabitans rhizoxinica HKI 454 genome:
- a CDS encoding ribbon-helix-helix protein, CopG family — protein sequence MSRILVELPDSRIEELAVIVETEHRPRAAIIRDAIEAYISQRKRTLGADVLGLWKSKKVDGLAYQQELRSEW from the coding sequence ATGAGTCGTATCCTCGTTGAATTACCGGATTCGCGGATTGAGGAGTTGGCGGTTATCGTGGAGACCGAACATCGTCCACGCGCTGCCATCATTCGTGACGCAATCGAGGCGTATATCTCCCAGCGCAAGCGCACACTCGGGGCAGACGTCCTCGGGTTGTGGAAGAGCAAGAAAGTCGACGGCCTTGCCTACCAGCAGGAGCTCCGCTCCGAATGGTAA